TGACGTCCGACGATGCGGCTCATGCAGTGATAGTACGCAAGTGCAGTTAGTTTTATGCGCTGTTTCATGATCGGCATTTTGCTGAAATGCTGTGAGATGGTCAAGAAAAAATTAATAATAAGGCAGAATAGTTATGAATAGTTATAACATACCGGTTTGAAGTTGTTTTTTCGGGGTGATATGGCAAGAAGGTAGCATGAATAATGTGAGCGTGCTTCATCCATCGCATGAAAATCAGATGCGAAAATATTTGCAGAAAGGTGTTCCATTTTATGTACAGGCGCCAACTGTGTCGGCGTCGGCGTTTTTGGCGGTGTGTTTGGCGCGGATCTACCCAGCTTGCTGGGTATGGATTGCGGATTCGATGGAAACATTGGAGCAATGGGCCATGGATGCGGCGACATTGCTGGGTGATGATGCGGCGTCACTGTTATTGTTGTTTCCGCCGGCGCATTGGGGGCGTGATGGTCGTTCTCGTATGGATGCGGCGGGCGAACGCATGCGAACGTTGAGTGCTTTGGGGAGTTCGTCGGAGAAGCGGGTCGTGGGGACGTGTTTGACGGCGTTGTTGGAAACGACGCTGTCGCCTCAGGAAATGATGCGTCATTCTTTGTCCTTTTGTGTGGGAAAGGAATATGGCTTTGATGCACTTGGTGAAAAGTTGGAATTGATGGGGTATTCCTTTACGCATGAAGTAGTTGAAGCAGGGGAGGGCAGTATTCGTGGCGGTTTGATTGATGTCTGGCCGGCGGGGATGGAATGGCCGGTGCGTATTGAGTTTTTTGGCGATGAGGTGGAATCGATTCGTTTGTTCAATCCTACGGATCAGTGCTCCATTGAGAAGTTGGATCGTGTGGCTCTGTCACCCATGGATGATGCGTGTCAGGAGGATGATCAGTATACTTGTCTGCTGCATCATCTTCCGACAAGTGCGCAATTGGGATGGATTCACTACGAATTGGCATTGGAGCAGCTGCAAATCCAGATGGCGGCTCCGCTGGAGACATCGGCGGCGTACCGGCTATTGACGTTGAGGGCACTGCAGCGGGAGTTCTCCGACTTGTTTGAGCGTTCTGTGCTTGTGGGGGAGGTGGCTCCGGAGGTTTTCCCCGGATTGGGTCGTCCTTGTATCGCGGATGCGGAGTTTGATTATGCGGAGCGTATGCCTGCCTGTGATTTGGACGGGGTGCCGCATCCTGATTTTATGGAGCATGCGCGACGGGAGTATTTGGATCAGCTGGCTGCGTCGCTGAAGGTTGGCAAGAAAGCTCTTATTTATTTTGAAACAGAAGGATCACGTGCGCGGTTTGTTGAGTATTATGGAAGTCATTTAGATGATGCGGGGGAATATACACTGCATGTCGGGTCGCTGTCTGAGGGGTTTGTTTATCGTGCGGCTGATGTGATTGTTCTGGCTGAATCCGATATTTACGGGTATCGGCGTGTTCGAAGATCCCGCAAGGCCGGAGGTTGGTCGCAACGGGCTGCAAGCGGGGCACAGGTTACTGAGTGGATGGATCTGGTTCCGGGTGAATTTGTGGTTCATATTGACCACGGCATTGGGAAATATCTTGGCTTGTACGAGATGAATTTCAACGGAGCACTTCAGGAAGTGCTGGCTGTTGAATATGCGGAACAGGCGAGGCTCTTTGTTTCCATTGATCAGGTGCACCTGCTGAGTCAGTACATTGGCGTTGGTGGATCACGTCCTGAGATGAGCAAGCTGGGCAGCAAGCGCTGGGCACGGCAGAAAGAGCAGGCACTGGATGCCGTTGAAGATTTGTCGTCGGGATTACTGACAGTTCAGGCAGAGCGGTCGACGCTGGAAGGGTATGCCTTTTCTGACGATACGGTCTGGCAGCAGGAATTTGAGCAATCTTTTCCGTTTGTGGAAACCTACGATCAAATGCGGGCCATAAGCGAAATAAAAGGGGATATGACGTCTACGCGGCCTATGGATCGTCTGTTATGCGGCGATGTGGGTTACGGTAAAACCGAGGTGGCGATGCGGGCCGCGTTTCGTGCGGTGATGGATGGCAAACAGGTGGGGATACTTGTTCCCACAACGGTACTGGCGCAGCAGCATTTTTATACCTTCACGGAACGCATGGCGGCTTTTCCGGTGCGGGTTGAAATGCTTTCACGATTCCGAACCAAGGCCGAGCAGTCAGCGATCATTAAGCAGTTGAGTGCGGGGTCCGTGGATATACTCATAGGAACCCATCGATTGCTGCAGAACGATATTCAGTTTAAAGATCTTGGGTTGGTGATTATCGACGAGGAACAGCGATTTGGAGTAAAACACAAAGAATTTCTGAAGAACATGCGTCATCTGGTCGATGTCTTGACCATGACGGCGACGCCTATTCCGCGGACGTTGTATATGAGTTTGGCTGGAGCCCGTGATATGAGTACGATTCAGACGCCTCCTCAGGAACGTATGGCTGTGGAAACGGTGGTATCAGAATCAAAGCCAGAAATTATTCGCCAAGCCATTTTGCGGGAAATACAACGGGACGGGCAGGTGTTTTTTCTTCACAACAGTGTCATGGACATTGCATCCGTGCATATGCGTCTGCAGGAACTTGTTCCGGAAGCCAAGTCGGAATTTGCCCATGGGCAGATGAGTGAAAAACAGCTGTCCTCCATAATGCGCCGTTTTTCGGAAGGGAAATTTCAGGTGCTGCTGTGTACCACTATTATTGAAAGCGGAATTGATATTCCCAACGTAAACACGATTATCATCAATCAGGCGGATCGTTTTGGTCTTGCGCAGCTGTATCAACTGCGTGGTCGTGTCGGTCGGTCTAATCGGCAGGCATATGCCTATTTACTGCTTCCACGTCACAAGCAGTTATTCGAGTCGGCACGCAAACGCATTTCTGCGATTAAGCGTTATACTAGTCTGGGCGCGGGATTTAAGCTGGCGTTGCGCGATTTGGAAATTCGGGGTGCAGGAAATATACTCGGAGCGCAGCAAAGCGGTCATATCGCTGCTATTGGCTTCGATTTATACTGCCAGTTGCTGCGTCAGAGCATTGCGCGAAAACAGGGAAAGAATCTTCCACCGCTATTGCATACGGTAGAGTTCCGGTTGGATTTCATATCCCAGTCACCCCATGGGGCTGAACAATCTCAGGCGGCGGCATTGCCCTATGATTACATCGAAGACGAAAATCACCGTGTGCAGGTTTATCGTCAGATGTCTACCGCAGTGACGGAAGCAGAAATGGATGAGATTGAGAAGATGCTGAGAGATCGATTCGGCCCCGTTCCCGAGGCACTGAACCGGTTGTTGTGGTTGAGTAAATTGCGTATTTGCGCGGCACGGAATATGATTTCAGTCATCGAAAGCAAGGATGGCAAGGTCATGATGACGCGCAACGGTGCTTATTTGATGCTGAATAAACGTCATTGGCGACTGAATGCCATGGCCGCGACGGATCGTTTACGTGAAATCATCCATGTGATTCACAACCATTTTGCAGTGGATTCCGCCGTCTAAAATGCACAAGAAATACGGGATGTCAGACTTCGCATATCTTGCTCAATGTTGACGAAGCAGCAGCATGACCACGAAGCTATAGGTATTGAAAAGGCTGTGCATCGTAATGGATACCAAAAGGTTGCCGGTTGTCATATAGGCTGTGCATAATCCCAGTGAAAGGATAAAAATGGGCACCAGTGACGGAATATGCGCATGGATGCCGGCAAATACCAAAGAAACCAGCAGTATGGCGACGGGGATACCGGTACGCGTGGCCAGGTAGGGCAGCAGTATGCCACGAAAGAGGCATTCCTCTACAACG
The nucleotide sequence above comes from Spartobacteria bacterium. Encoded proteins:
- the mfd gene encoding transcription-repair coupling factor encodes the protein MNNVSVLHPSHENQMRKYLQKGVPFYVQAPTVSASAFLAVCLARIYPACWVWIADSMETLEQWAMDAATLLGDDAASLLLLFPPAHWGRDGRSRMDAAGERMRTLSALGSSSEKRVVGTCLTALLETTLSPQEMMRHSLSFCVGKEYGFDALGEKLELMGYSFTHEVVEAGEGSIRGGLIDVWPAGMEWPVRIEFFGDEVESIRLFNPTDQCSIEKLDRVALSPMDDACQEDDQYTCLLHHLPTSAQLGWIHYELALEQLQIQMAAPLETSAAYRLLTLRALQREFSDLFERSVLVGEVAPEVFPGLGRPCIADAEFDYAERMPACDLDGVPHPDFMEHARREYLDQLAASLKVGKKALIYFETEGSRARFVEYYGSHLDDAGEYTLHVGSLSEGFVYRAADVIVLAESDIYGYRRVRRSRKAGGWSQRAASGAQVTEWMDLVPGEFVVHIDHGIGKYLGLYEMNFNGALQEVLAVEYAEQARLFVSIDQVHLLSQYIGVGGSRPEMSKLGSKRWARQKEQALDAVEDLSSGLLTVQAERSTLEGYAFSDDTVWQQEFEQSFPFVETYDQMRAISEIKGDMTSTRPMDRLLCGDVGYGKTEVAMRAAFRAVMDGKQVGILVPTTVLAQQHFYTFTERMAAFPVRVEMLSRFRTKAEQSAIIKQLSAGSVDILIGTHRLLQNDIQFKDLGLVIIDEEQRFGVKHKEFLKNMRHLVDVLTMTATPIPRTLYMSLAGARDMSTIQTPPQERMAVETVVSESKPEIIRQAILREIQRDGQVFFLHNSVMDIASVHMRLQELVPEAKSEFAHGQMSEKQLSSIMRRFSEGKFQVLLCTTIIESGIDIPNVNTIIINQADRFGLAQLYQLRGRVGRSNRQAYAYLLLPRHKQLFESARKRISAIKRYTSLGAGFKLALRDLEIRGAGNILGAQQSGHIAAIGFDLYCQLLRQSIARKQGKNLPPLLHTVEFRLDFISQSPHGAEQSQAAALPYDYIEDENHRVQVYRQMSTAVTEAEMDEIEKMLRDRFGPVPEALNRLLWLSKLRICAARNMISVIESKDGKVMMTRNGAYLMLNKRHWRLNAMAATDRLREIIHVIHNHFAVDSAV